The Streptomyces aurantiacus genome includes a region encoding these proteins:
- a CDS encoding PucR family transcriptional regulator → MDPFAAVPRALAAEITGHMRMSLEEVSEEVEREVREGVPEYSRPSDEIYVRTLRAGVVDALALFIDRIAEPGRDWGRVAHAYEEIGRGEAVEGRSLDTLQTALRLGGRVAWRRMGLLAEQLQLDSHVVAALGEAAILHMHEIAEAATAGYTEERLRNDGELARRRKRLLDLLFAESPASPEATRELAHAARWSVPRRVAVLVFDNAAQTDEEERLLLPAGVLADTDSRPARLLLPDPDRSGAWSGRPSLLALRDKPTAIGPTVPLTEARDSLRWATRALDLVRSGVLSLDMGVVRCADHLPTLLLHADEPLLRRVSRRILVPLDDVQTPQRERLAETLLAWLQSGNSVAVATRLHIHPQTVRYRLRQLEKLFGDRLRDPQSRFELELALRAGAEPGRSGGGAVDASAVPPPPRLRSAGP, encoded by the coding sequence TCTCCGAAGAGGTGGAGCGCGAGGTCCGGGAGGGCGTTCCGGAGTACTCACGCCCGTCGGACGAGATCTACGTGCGTACGCTGAGAGCCGGCGTCGTGGACGCCCTCGCCCTGTTCATCGACCGGATCGCCGAGCCCGGCCGCGACTGGGGCCGCGTCGCCCACGCGTACGAGGAGATCGGCCGGGGCGAGGCCGTGGAGGGGCGGAGTCTGGACACCCTGCAGACCGCCCTGCGACTCGGCGGCCGGGTGGCGTGGCGGCGGATGGGCCTTCTCGCCGAGCAACTGCAGCTCGACTCGCACGTGGTGGCGGCGCTGGGCGAGGCGGCGATCCTGCACATGCACGAGATCGCCGAGGCCGCCACGGCCGGCTACACGGAGGAGCGGCTGCGCAACGACGGCGAGCTGGCACGCCGCCGAAAACGGCTACTCGACCTGCTGTTCGCCGAGTCCCCGGCCTCGCCCGAGGCCACACGGGAACTCGCGCACGCCGCGCGGTGGTCGGTGCCCCGCCGGGTCGCCGTGCTGGTCTTCGACAACGCGGCGCAGACCGACGAAGAGGAACGGCTGCTGCTGCCGGCGGGAGTGCTGGCCGACACCGACAGCCGCCCGGCCCGCCTCCTGCTCCCCGACCCGGACAGGTCGGGTGCCTGGTCGGGGCGTCCGTCGCTCCTCGCGCTCCGGGACAAGCCGACCGCGATCGGGCCGACGGTCCCGCTCACCGAAGCCCGGGACTCGCTGCGCTGGGCGACGCGAGCCCTGGATCTCGTACGCAGCGGGGTGCTGTCCCTGGACATGGGGGTCGTGCGGTGCGCGGATCACCTGCCGACGCTGCTGCTGCACGCCGACGAACCACTGCTGCGCAGGGTCTCGCGCCGCATTCTCGTACCGCTGGACGATGTGCAGACTCCGCAGCGCGAGCGGCTGGCGGAGACGCTGCTCGCGTGGCTGCAGAGCGGCAACAGCGTCGCCGTCGCGACGCGCCTGCACATCCATCCGCAGACGGTGCGCTACCGCCTGCGCCAGCTGGAGAAGCTGTTCGGCGACCGTCTGCGTGATCCGCAGAGCCGATTCGAACTGGAACTCGCTCTCCGGGCGGGGGCCGAGCCCGGCCGGTCCGGGGGCGGGGCCGTGGACGCGTCGGCGGTCCCGCCGCCTCCGCGGCTCCGGTCCGCCGGCCCCTGA
- a CDS encoding cutinase family protein, with product MRQSSAHRRRRRPVVRLSAAAALLAGGGGVIALTAPGASAACSDIEVVSARGTFEPGTLGTIVGDPVFSALQKRLTGKNLTSHKVDYPADLSLGSSAQGNTDLVNHVKSQASSCPAQKFILVGYSQGANVVDNSIGISSAGSPVGGAITATIPDDVEPKVSAVLLFGNPIRSLGKSVTGTYADRTHDVCAQGDPVCESGGNDTLAHLSYRDDAEEAAAFAAGKV from the coding sequence ATGCGCCAGTCCTCAGCCCACCGTCGGCGGCGACGACCGGTGGTACGCCTCTCCGCGGCCGCCGCCCTCCTGGCCGGCGGAGGTGGTGTGATCGCCCTGACCGCTCCGGGCGCGTCGGCCGCCTGCTCCGACATCGAAGTCGTCTCGGCCCGCGGCACGTTCGAGCCCGGCACCCTCGGAACGATCGTGGGCGACCCGGTGTTCTCCGCGCTGCAGAAGCGCCTCACCGGCAAGAACCTCACGAGTCACAAGGTCGACTATCCGGCCGACCTGAGCCTCGGCTCGAGCGCCCAGGGCAACACCGACCTGGTCAACCACGTGAAGAGCCAGGCGAGTTCCTGCCCGGCTCAGAAATTCATCCTGGTCGGTTACTCGCAGGGCGCGAACGTGGTGGACAACTCCATCGGCATCAGCAGCGCCGGCTCGCCGGTCGGCGGCGCGATCACCGCCACCATTCCCGACGACGTCGAGCCGAAGGTCTCCGCGGTGCTCCTCTTCGGCAATCCGATCCGGTCACTGGGGAAGAGCGTCACCGGAACGTACGCGGACCGCACCCATGACGTCTGCGCCCAGGGCGACCCGGTCTGCGAAAGCGGCGGCAACGACACTCTGGCCCACCTGAGTTACCGCGACGACGCGGAGGAGGCGGCCGCCTTCGCAGCCGGCAAAGTCTGA
- a CDS encoding DUF1996 domain-containing protein, translating to MRPHTRKRSKTTSGKVMAAAAALTLGAGGLVVVNVYASAHETSGGNTVKQSQGGVGRAAASQASTIDCPDVGSGLRQVPDQARAEVDRELAALDTQISEAYRRLQGSARAIQQDSGFANNAIMNPLKDKRVATIDRIVVAIGRQGDRPQGLGSLAACTLRASGNQGDTGNGQEQGQGEGQEQGGGQGQPADGGQVAGNGPVAADFVDITSAQPNVAPPRRSKQASRGTFTTRCGVNENKLYNSDNVIVAPGVDNGAHHTHDYVGNQANDAFADNDDFAGGATTCQNQGDKSSYYWPVLRLQDGTEEFDATQQGGGAEGNTGKILTASEVTLDYVGNARSRVVAMPRFLRIITGDAKAFTNGTTNANAAWSCTGFEDRQLTDKYPVCPEGSSLVRTSKFQSCWDGQNADSANHRAHVAFADPKSGACPSGFKAVPQLVQRLVYDVDAPSLDDGGRTSPFYAVDGFPEQMHKPVTDHGDFVNVFDEQLMNKMVQCINTGRKCQ from the coding sequence ATGCGGCCCCACACACGTAAGCGGTCGAAGACCACGAGCGGCAAGGTCATGGCCGCCGCTGCGGCTCTCACCCTCGGAGCGGGCGGGCTGGTGGTCGTCAACGTCTACGCCTCCGCCCATGAGACATCAGGCGGCAACACCGTCAAGCAGTCCCAGGGCGGGGTCGGCCGGGCCGCCGCGTCGCAGGCCTCGACCATCGACTGCCCCGACGTCGGCAGCGGGCTGCGGCAGGTGCCGGACCAGGCCCGTGCGGAGGTCGACAGGGAACTCGCCGCACTGGACACCCAAATCTCCGAGGCCTACCGGAGGCTGCAGGGTTCGGCTCGGGCCATACAGCAGGACAGCGGCTTCGCGAACAACGCGATCATGAATCCCCTCAAGGACAAGCGGGTCGCGACGATCGACCGGATAGTGGTCGCCATCGGCAGGCAGGGGGACAGGCCCCAGGGCCTCGGGTCACTGGCCGCCTGTACGCTGCGCGCCTCCGGCAACCAGGGCGACACCGGAAACGGCCAGGAGCAGGGCCAGGGAGAGGGGCAGGAGCAGGGCGGCGGGCAGGGTCAGCCCGCCGACGGAGGACAGGTCGCAGGCAACGGGCCCGTCGCCGCCGACTTCGTCGACATCACCTCGGCCCAGCCCAACGTGGCGCCACCCCGCCGGTCGAAGCAGGCCTCCCGCGGGACCTTCACCACCCGGTGCGGAGTCAACGAGAACAAGCTGTACAACTCCGACAACGTCATCGTCGCGCCCGGTGTGGACAACGGCGCGCACCACACGCACGACTACGTCGGCAACCAGGCGAACGACGCGTTCGCCGACAACGACGACTTCGCGGGCGGCGCGACGACATGCCAGAACCAGGGTGACAAGTCCTCCTACTACTGGCCGGTCCTGCGCCTGCAGGACGGCACCGAGGAGTTCGACGCCACGCAGCAGGGCGGCGGCGCCGAGGGCAACACCGGCAAGATCCTCACGGCGTCGGAGGTGACGCTGGACTACGTGGGCAACGCCCGCAGCCGGGTCGTGGCCATGCCCAGGTTCCTGCGGATCATCACCGGTGACGCCAAGGCGTTCACCAACGGCACCACGAACGCCAACGCGGCCTGGAGCTGCACCGGTTTCGAGGACCGCCAGCTCACGGACAAGTACCCGGTCTGTCCCGAGGGCAGCAGCCTGGTGCGGACGTCGAAGTTCCAGAGCTGCTGGGACGGCCAGAACGCCGACAGTGCCAATCACCGCGCCCACGTCGCGTTCGCCGATCCGAAGTCGGGTGCCTGCCCGAGTGGCTTCAAGGCCGTTCCCCAGCTCGTGCAGCGGCTCGTCTACGACGTGGACGCTCCCAGCCTCGACGACGGCGGCCGGACCAGCCCGTTCTACGCGGTGGACGGCTTCCCGGAGCAGATGCACAAGCCGGTCACGGACCACGGCGACTTCGTCAACGTCTTCGACGAGCAGCTGATGAACAAGATGGTCCAGTGCATCAACACCGGCCGCAAGTGCCAGTGA
- a CDS encoding sensor histidine kinase, with amino-acid sequence MLDFLLIALFALLGAVVAGLLGAGVLWLIRRRSLTASLTVVVAVAVASMLAGTLAVAWAMFLNSHDLTVVTMVVAMAAVVSLATALLLGRRVVAGSRAITAAARSFGEGGHFAAPAGSVTAELSELSRELAMTSAKLAESRDRERALETSRRELVAWISHDLRTPLAGLRAMSEALEDGVAADPQRYLRQMRTEVERLNDMVGDLFELSRIHAGALALSPARMSVYDLVGDALAGADALAREYGVWLVGDRIEPVPVEVDGKEMSRVLGNLLVNAIRRTPSDGTVAVAVERSPDGVVLSVTDGCGGIPEEDLPRVFDTGWRGTHARTPPAGAGLGLAIVRGIVEAHRGQAAVRNVPGGCRFEVTLPVAGA; translated from the coding sequence GTGCTCGACTTCCTGCTGATCGCCCTCTTCGCCCTTCTCGGAGCCGTCGTGGCCGGGCTGCTCGGGGCGGGTGTGCTGTGGCTGATCCGGCGACGCTCACTGACGGCGTCCCTCACGGTGGTCGTGGCGGTGGCCGTGGCGTCCATGCTCGCGGGCACGCTGGCCGTGGCCTGGGCCATGTTCCTGAACTCGCACGACCTGACCGTCGTCACCATGGTCGTCGCGATGGCGGCGGTCGTCTCCCTGGCCACCGCACTGCTGCTCGGCCGCCGGGTCGTCGCGGGCAGCCGGGCGATCACCGCGGCCGCCCGCTCCTTCGGTGAGGGTGGTCATTTCGCGGCGCCCGCGGGCTCGGTGACCGCCGAGCTCTCCGAGCTGAGCCGGGAGCTGGCCATGACCAGCGCGAAGCTGGCGGAGTCCCGGGACCGCGAGCGCGCCCTGGAGACATCGAGACGCGAACTCGTCGCGTGGATCTCGCACGACCTGCGCACTCCGCTCGCCGGGCTCCGCGCCATGTCCGAGGCGCTGGAGGACGGCGTCGCCGCCGACCCCCAGCGCTATCTCCGCCAGATGCGGACGGAGGTCGAACGCCTCAACGACATGGTGGGCGACCTCTTCGAACTCTCCCGTATCCACGCCGGGGCGCTCGCTCTCTCCCCTGCGCGTATGTCCGTGTACGACCTCGTCGGCGACGCCCTCGCGGGAGCGGACGCCCTCGCCCGCGAGTACGGGGTATGGCTGGTCGGCGACCGCATCGAACCGGTACCGGTCGAGGTGGACGGCAAGGAGATGAGCCGGGTGCTGGGGAATCTGCTGGTCAACGCGATCCGCCGGACCCCTTCGGACGGTACGGTCGCGGTCGCCGTCGAGCGCTCCCCGGACGGTGTGGTCCTGTCCGTCACGGACGGCTGCGGCGGTATCCCCGAGGAGGACCTGCCGCGGGTCTTCGACACCGGCTGGCGTGGCACGCACGCCCGCACCCCGCCGGCCGGTGCCGGCCTCGGTCTCGCCATCGTCCGGGGCATCGTCGAGGCACACCGAGGTCAGGCGGCGGTGCGCAACGTCCCGGGCGGCTGCCGATTCGAAGTGACACTGCCGGTGGCCGGGGCCTGA
- a CDS encoding response regulator transcription factor: protein MQQPHEPPGSGSAPRGHAGAPRVLVVDDDPTVAEVVSGYLDRAGYEVDRAEDGPSALARAAAHRPDLVVLDLMLPGMDGLEVCRRIRARGPVPVIMLTARGDEGDRILGLEVGADDYVTKPFSPRELVLRVESVLRRTRPAPAAQPVHAAGITADPAARRATKNGIELGLTLREFDLLVFLLRNQGRAYSREELMREVWGWDFGDLSTVTVHVRRLRGKVEDDPARPRLIQTVWGVGYRFDVTPHEEAV, encoded by the coding sequence ATGCAGCAACCGCACGAACCCCCGGGCTCCGGCTCCGCTCCTCGCGGACACGCGGGCGCGCCCCGCGTCCTCGTCGTGGACGACGACCCCACCGTCGCCGAGGTCGTCTCCGGCTACCTCGACCGCGCCGGGTACGAGGTCGACCGGGCCGAGGACGGGCCGTCCGCGCTCGCGCGGGCCGCCGCGCACCGGCCGGACCTGGTGGTACTGGACCTGATGCTGCCCGGCATGGACGGCCTGGAGGTGTGCCGCCGGATCCGGGCCCGCGGACCCGTGCCGGTCATCATGCTCACCGCCCGCGGTGACGAGGGGGACCGGATCCTCGGCCTGGAAGTGGGCGCCGACGACTACGTCACGAAGCCCTTCAGCCCTCGTGAGCTGGTGCTGCGGGTCGAGTCGGTCCTGCGTCGGACCCGGCCCGCCCCCGCCGCCCAGCCCGTGCACGCGGCGGGTATCACCGCCGACCCGGCCGCCCGCCGCGCCACCAAGAACGGCATCGAACTCGGCCTCACCCTGCGCGAGTTCGACCTTCTCGTGTTCCTCCTGCGCAACCAGGGCCGCGCCTACAGCCGCGAAGAGCTGATGCGTGAGGTGTGGGGCTGGGACTTCGGCGACCTGTCCACCGTCACCGTCCACGTACGGCGGCTGCGGGGCAAGGTGGAGGACGACCCGGCCCGCCCTCGACTGATCCAGACGGTGTGGGGAGTGGGCTACCGCTTCGACGTCACACCACACGAGGAGGCGGTCTGA
- a CDS encoding molybdopterin-dependent oxidoreductase yields the protein MRDHRLPTSPGFWRSPLRGPWFTSVLGMVLLVGITVLFVTGLLSYAAYNPELSPVNDKTPDKGLLGFYLFAWPTDPPWLYRLTQGVHVTLGIVLIPVLLAKLWSVLPKLFTLPPVRSLAHALERVSLLLLVGGALFVFVTGVLNVQLDYLFPGSFYPLHFYGAWVFFAAFVTHAVLRVPAALRNLRHLRGEGSEEGSELVSPAPAPPTVSRRGALGLVGGGSLLLLVTTAGRSFDGPLRETALLAPHGGPEPDSGPGGFQINKTAASRGISAAETRDEAWRLVVEGNGRTVRLSRADLARLSLHSAALPIACVEGWSTSDQSWRGVRLRDLAALVGYERGAAPDVLVESLQRHGSFRRAALRDNQVRDPRALLALFVNGEPLTPDHGYPARIIVPAAPGVLNTKWVARMTFGDL from the coding sequence ATGCGTGACCATCGACTCCCCACCTCCCCCGGTTTCTGGCGCAGCCCGTTGCGCGGCCCCTGGTTCACCTCCGTCCTCGGCATGGTGCTGCTCGTCGGGATCACGGTGCTGTTCGTGACGGGCCTTCTGTCGTACGCGGCCTACAACCCGGAGCTGTCGCCGGTGAACGACAAGACCCCGGACAAGGGTCTGCTCGGTTTCTACCTGTTCGCCTGGCCGACCGACCCGCCCTGGCTCTACCGGCTCACCCAGGGCGTCCACGTCACTCTCGGCATCGTGCTGATCCCCGTACTGCTGGCGAAACTGTGGTCGGTCCTGCCGAAGCTGTTCACCCTGCCGCCGGTGCGGTCGCTCGCGCACGCACTGGAGCGGGTCTCGCTGCTTCTGCTGGTCGGGGGCGCGCTGTTCGTGTTCGTCACGGGCGTGCTGAACGTCCAGCTCGACTACCTCTTCCCCGGCTCCTTCTATCCGCTGCACTTCTACGGGGCCTGGGTGTTCTTCGCGGCGTTCGTGACACACGCGGTGCTGCGGGTGCCGGCCGCGCTGCGCAATCTGCGGCACCTGCGCGGGGAGGGCAGCGAGGAGGGCAGCGAGCTGGTCTCCCCGGCTCCCGCCCCGCCCACCGTCTCGCGACGCGGCGCGCTCGGCCTCGTAGGCGGTGGTTCCCTGCTCCTGCTCGTGACGACGGCGGGGCGGAGCTTCGACGGACCCCTGCGGGAGACAGCTCTGCTCGCTCCGCACGGCGGCCCCGAACCGGATTCGGGGCCCGGCGGCTTCCAGATCAACAAGACGGCCGCGTCGCGTGGGATCAGCGCGGCGGAGACGCGTGACGAGGCGTGGCGGCTGGTCGTCGAGGGGAACGGACGGACGGTTCGCCTGAGCCGGGCGGATCTCGCCCGACTCTCCCTGCACAGCGCCGCGTTGCCCATCGCCTGTGTGGAGGGGTGGTCGACGTCCGACCAGTCGTGGCGGGGTGTCCGCCTGCGGGACCTTGCGGCCCTGGTCGGGTACGAGCGCGGCGCGGCGCCCGACGTACTGGTGGAGTCGCTCCAGCGGCACGGGTCGTTCCGCCGGGCCGCTCTGCGCGACAACCAGGTGCGCGACCCGCGTGCCCTGCTCGCCCTGTTCGTCAACGGTGAGCCCCTGACCCCGGACCACGGCTATCCGGCGCGGATCATCGTGCCGGCCGCGCCCGGTGTGCTCAACACCAAGTGGGTGGCTCGGATGACCTTCGGAGACCTGTGA
- a CDS encoding TIGR04282 family arsenosugar biosynthesis glycosyltransferase, producing MTTLLVIAKEPRPGRVKTRLTPPFTPGEAAALAEAALADTLCAVAATPARRRVLVLDGAPGPWLPPGFDVVPQCAGDLDERLAAAFDACDGPALLIGMDTPQVTPELLTVDFTGCDAYFGPAEDGGFWALGLAHPDPGLLRGVPMSTPTTGAVQFERLVVAGLRVRELPRLRDVDTARDAEAVALAAPESRFAAELGRLGAAARR from the coding sequence GTGACCACACTCCTCGTCATCGCCAAGGAACCGCGGCCGGGACGGGTCAAGACCCGCCTCACCCCGCCGTTCACGCCCGGGGAAGCTGCGGCGCTCGCCGAGGCGGCACTCGCGGACACCCTGTGTGCGGTGGCGGCCACCCCCGCTCGGCGTCGTGTGCTGGTGCTCGACGGCGCTCCGGGCCCCTGGCTGCCGCCCGGCTTCGACGTCGTCCCGCAGTGCGCGGGAGACCTGGACGAGCGGCTGGCCGCCGCCTTCGACGCCTGTGACGGACCCGCGCTGCTCATCGGCATGGACACCCCACAGGTGACCCCGGAACTGCTCACCGTGGACTTCACCGGCTGCGACGCGTACTTCGGGCCGGCCGAGGACGGCGGCTTCTGGGCGCTGGGGCTCGCCCACCCCGACCCCGGGCTGCTGCGCGGCGTACCGATGTCGACGCCCACGACGGGCGCCGTGCAGTTCGAGCGGCTCGTCGTCGCGGGCCTGCGTGTGCGTGAGCTGCCGCGCCTCCGGGACGTGGACACGGCCCGTGACGCGGAGGCGGTCGCCCTGGCGGCCCCGGAGAGCCGGTTCGCCGCTGAGCTGGGACGTCTTGGGGCGGCTGCCCGTCGATGA
- a CDS encoding glycosyltransferase family 2 protein produces MTSPATQSEAATTTASVDVVLPCLNEAEALPWVLDRIPSTWRALVVDNGSTDGSPELARNLGATVVHETRRGFGAACHAGLTAATADIVCFCDCDASLDPSLLVPFVREVEQGESDLVLGRRRPQGRGTWPAHARAGNLVLARMMRRRTGLRLHDLGPLRAGRREQLLGLALTDRRSGYPLQMVVRAADSGWRVVEHDVPYLPRTGDSKVTGTWRGTWQAVRDMSRVLAEPPVPRDGAVNGSFAVLPGGTSQ; encoded by the coding sequence ATGACCTCTCCCGCAACGCAATCGGAAGCGGCGACGACCACGGCGTCCGTCGACGTGGTTCTTCCCTGTCTGAACGAGGCCGAGGCCCTGCCCTGGGTGCTCGACCGCATCCCCTCCACATGGCGTGCGCTGGTGGTGGACAACGGATCCACGGACGGCTCACCGGAGTTGGCCCGGAACCTCGGCGCGACCGTCGTGCACGAGACCCGTCGCGGCTTCGGCGCCGCCTGCCACGCCGGGCTGACCGCGGCCACCGCGGACATCGTGTGCTTCTGCGACTGCGACGCCTCCCTCGACCCGTCCCTCCTCGTGCCCTTCGTCCGCGAGGTGGAGCAGGGCGAGTCCGACCTCGTGCTCGGGCGGCGCCGCCCGCAGGGCCGTGGCACCTGGCCCGCGCACGCCAGGGCGGGCAACCTCGTGCTGGCACGGATGATGCGCCGCCGCACGGGGCTGCGTCTGCACGACCTCGGACCGCTCCGTGCGGGCCGCCGCGAACAACTGCTCGGCCTCGCGCTCACGGACCGCCGCAGCGGCTACCCGCTGCAGATGGTCGTCCGCGCCGCCGACTCCGGCTGGCGTGTCGTGGAGCACGACGTGCCGTACCTGCCACGCACCGGTGACTCCAAGGTCACCGGCACCTGGCGCGGCACCTGGCAGGCGGTACGGGACATGAGCCGGGTCCTGGCCGAACCACCGGTCCCCCGCGACGGGGCCGTCAACGGCTCATTCGCCGTACTTCCAGGAGGAACCTCCCAGTGA